The region GGACAGCGACGGACAATGGCTATCGAAAACATCGGGCTTAGAAAAATGGTTCGGTTCTGTTTATCTCCCGTGGGAACGGTGGCTGCTAAGTAGAAAAAAATGTTTAGCTGTCTATCCACGCGATCGCCTCACCACAGATATTTTGCAAAAATACGGCATTGCAGCAGTGAATCTCGGTAACCCGATGATGGATGGTTTGGAGCCGCCAGAATTAGAGCTAGACGAAGAAGAACGCACTTTAACAGCGGTTTTATTACCCGGTTCGCGCTTGCCGGAAGCCTTGGGCAATTGGCAAAAAATCCTTGTCGCTGTGCAATCCCTCCTTGAACAGTACAAAACCGTAAACTTGATTGCGGCGATCGCCCCCAGCCTTGATACCGCCGAATTTTGCGAAGCCCTACAACAATTTCAGTGGCAGCCAAACCCACAAATTCCCGACGATCTGCCATTGGACGATCCAAATATTCAAAGCTTTACCCAAGGAAAAGCTCATCTCATTATTTCTCAAAACAACTACGCCAAAAATCTCCACCGCGCCGATCTGGCGATCGCCATGGCAGGCACAGCAACAGAACAATTTGTCGGTTTAGGAAAACCCGCCTTTACCATTGTCGGTGATGGCCCCCAATTCACCCCAGCCTTCGCCGAAGCCCAAACGCGTTTATTAGGTCATTCCGTAATTTTGCTAAAAAAACCAGAGGCGATCGCCCCCAAACTCAAAGCCCTATTCCAAAAACCCGACATCCTGCAAAACATTGCCGCCAACGGAAAACAACGCATGGGTCAACCCGGTGCAGCCCAGCGCATCGCCACCCATATACTCAACCAGCTTTAATCTGTCACTATTTCTTTCAGCTTCGGAAACGCAGATCGATGGGCTATATCCGTCGCAAAAGTTTCAATATCATCAGGATCGAGGTACTGGAGCTGAGACAACAGGCGATCGCTCTTCTCAATAAAATCAACAATATCAAACCCAGCATAAACCTCCTCCCCGCTCTTGCGCAGTCGCCGCAAACCTTCCCCCACTAAAATCGTTGCACCACGCAAATTGTGATTGCCGAGATGATAGCAACCCACCGCAACTTGCAAAATACCTTGGTACAAAGATTTTTCAGGCTCCATAGCCTCAAACCATAGAGCCTCAAAAGTGTCATGGCAGCAATAAAACTCCTGTTCATTGAGCTGCCGTACACCATCAAAAAAAGACGCGGGAACTTCCACCGTTCCTAGCCCTTCATCTTATTTGTAACTTCTTTAATATAATCAAGCTCGATATCCTGCTGTTCCCCAGCAAAATCATTATCTTCCGTAATAAAAAGCATGCAGTGACAATCATTACGCTCACGCATGGGAACACAAGGACAATTCCAAAATGCGTTTTTCACTTCTGCCTCTTTATCTTCATAGTGGCGACAAGGACAAAGGGGAGCACCCAGCTCCTCTTTATGCTTCGCTAAACCTTCAATTACCACTGCAGTAACAGAAGGGTCAACACAAAAATAAGTGTCAGTACGTTTTGCGTACTTTTCGGCAAAGTTTTTCATCAACTCTAATGCCTTGTCGGAAGCTGTATTCTCAGCAGTCATCGCAATTAGTTCTGAAGTATGGGATAGGTTTATCTAGCTTATACGATAGTACGGTTTTGTGAATTTCCTCAACTGCTGTGTCAGCCCTAGAAAAAACTTCGCTAGGATTAAGTGACCTACAAATACATAAGGAATTGCTCCGAGGTGATGCATCACAAACCATAATCATTACGGTAATGGAGGACTCATAAGAAAAACTTAAGATTTATACAGGTAAAAGTAATACAATTACATGGTGGCGTTAACGCCACCATGTAATCAAACACTTTGTGTTGTGAGGAAAGTCCAATGACTGGTTTAATCGTTTTTTCCGTTTATGCTATTGCCTTAAGTTTTGTTTTTTACTATTTCAATCAACCCTACAATCGTAATTGGTGGCTCAAGATTACAACGACCAAACCCTATTGCATCTATTATTTTGGCCCTTTCCACAGCCAGCAGGAAGCAAATGACAATATCGCAGGCTATCGCAAGGATTTAGAAGCGGAGCAAGCAAAAATTGTACAGGTCAAACTTAATCAATGCTTTCCGCCTGCTCAGCTAACTTTCAGTCGCGATGAAGCTTAGGGTATTTTTGAGTTTTAAATTGCAAAAATCCGTTTAGATGCTATTCTTTTCGGTTTTTTTGTTTGCTATTGGGTTAGACAAAATATTTTTTGTGACATTTTATTAGTTGTAGCTTCGCCACACACCAATCAATACGCCTTGTATTTGTACATCTGTCGGATTGGTCTTAATTGGTTGATAGTTGGAGTTGGCTGGTTTTAATAGAATATAGTCATGTTCGCGATGGAAATGCTTTAGGGTTGTGCCGTAGCCCTCTACACGCGCGGCAACAATGGAGCCATTTTTAACTCGTTCTGGCTCGATGACTTTTTCCATAATTGCAAAATCTCCTTCGGTAATGAAATCTTCGATCATGCTGTCTCCTGTCACCCGCAAGGCATAGCAGTTGGCATTATCTAATCCGGCTAGCATTAATTTATCGGTTTGGTCGTCGGTAAAGGGTTCGACTAAACCACCGGCGGCAATACTACCGAGGATCTGAACACCTTCGTTTTGAGGTGGATACAAAATCTTTAGGGTACGAGCTTGGCCATCGATCCAGTCAATATATTTTTTCTTCCGTAATCGTTCGAGGCGACTCTGGATTGGTGCGGGGGATTTTAGCTTCATTGCTGCCATCATCTGACGAATTGAGGGGGAATGCTGGTGTTCGCGGATATATTCCACTAGCCAATCGTGTAATTCTTTTTGGGCTTTGGTTAGTTTTTCCATAATTTTCTAGTGTGGCGATCGCCCTACAATGTCGCTCAGAACATCGGTACTAGATCAATGATGCCACGAAATTTGTTAAAAACATATGAACTGACGAAAGTTTGTACTAAATTGCGTATTTTTACCAGTTATTTTGGCGATCTTAAACTTGTCTCAATCGATAAAGATCAATTGAAATTTTTTTCGAAAGGCAGGATGTTAACGGCCAGTAAGTTAATTTTAAAATTGAGAAGCAATTGCTGTAAAGCCTTGAGGGCAAGGCCTATGGTGCTATTGGTTTCAAAAAAAGAGTTGAGTCCATCAGTAAATGTGTCCTTGTTTAAGGTAAAAATATGAAACTGATTTTCTGAATGCTGTGGGGCGATCGCCGAAATTTCTTGGCTAGAAAAGAATCACCTGACCATAATGAAATTTACGAATTTTTTGAGCGGCTACCAATTAAATTGGGTTCAACGGTAGGCAAAAAAGGTGACTCAGTACCAGTGACATTATTGTGATGTTCGTAGAGTTCCGCTGGTGGAGAATATTGGGGTAGATCGGCCTGGGGATCTCCCGAAGGTAGCCATTTAACGAAAATTAACGGTAACAATGTCGTCAAATTTGTGATCGTCACCAAAAGCCACATGTGTTCAAAATTTGTCTCAGTAACGCCGAGCCATGCTGTTAGCAAACCACCCAACTCGTGGGAGAGTAAACCCGCCAAATTCCAGATGGACATCAACAGCGCAAACATCGTCGCTTCAACGCCCTCTGGACAAAGCCGCGCGGACAAAACAAGCACGGGCATAAAGGCAATTTGTCCGGTCATGGTTAGCACTAAATTATCGCCGAGACTAAACCAACGGTCGTCAATGCCAATGGCGCGGTTTGCATGGGTCACCAAAATCAGGGTGGTAAAGCCGAGTACGCAGGAAATAACAGTACTCCACCCCAAGATATTGCGGAAGGAAACCTGCTTTAAATATTTTTGATAAATACCGATACCCATCAGGGCGGCAATGCTTGTGACTAGACGGACACGTCCTAAAAATTCGGGATTAAACTCAAGCTCATTGGTGGCAAAGAAGAAAAAGGCAGAATCGGCGCTGGGTGTTGCTTGCCACAAAAAGACAAAGGCTGTGGGCAATAAAATTGCCTTTTGGCGCATTGTGTGCCACAAAATTTTAATTTGGCCGCCAATATTAGCTGTGGTGGCTTGAATGGAGGTGGAAGGTCGCGGTTGTTCAATGATCAACAGGGCGATCGCCGAAACCAGTAGCGGAAAACAGGCCGTAATCCCAAATACAACGCGAGTACTAAATTGCTCTAGCAGCCAACCACTGAGATAGGCCGTAATCAAACTACCAACAGCAGACACCGCCCAAGTCAAAGACTGTAACGAACCAACGCGATCTAAAGATTCTTGCCGCGCCCGCTCAACAACGACCGAGTCCACAATGACATCACTAATGGCCACCGACAACGAACTTAAAATAATCATTGCCGCCGCGAGCCATGCCGTCTCGACAAAGGTTGCCATGGCAAACCAAGCAAAGCAACCTAATAACCCTGAAATGACGAGGTAGGATCTGCGTCGATACCCAAACAGAGGAAAACCGTCGGATAAAAAGCCAAATAATGGTTTAATTACCCAGGGAAAAGCGGCCAATCCCGTTAAAGCAGCAACTTTCGCTGGCGTTAAGTTCAGGTCGTCTTTGAGGAAAAAGCTAACGGCAAGGCGAGATAAATTCAAAATGCCCTGCACAAAGTACACCGTCAAAATCGCAAACAACTCTGGGGTGACGCGTTGTCCGAATAATTCGATATTGCTTAGCTTTTTTAAAACACTCATTAATGTCGAGACAAGTAAAGTTTTGTAAATACTTACTCTAGTATAGTCAAGACTCTCTCAGAACTGCTCATATTAATCCCTGACCTATGGCGGTGAAATCTTTGACTGTTTGTTCTGATAAGCTGTGGGTCGTCATTGTCTGAAGTAGTCCAAAGGGCACGGTGATATGGTCTGCGCCAGCAACCATGGCTGCATTAATTTCCGCGGGGGATTTGAGGCTCGCGGCTAAAATGGTGGTTTCACTGCCTTGCAAAATGGTTTTCATTGAACTGACTAACTCGCAGCCATCGCCTTGGAATCTGGTGGCACGGTTGACGTAGGCGATCGCATATTTTGCTCCACCTTCTGCGGCGATCAGGGCTTGGGTCGGATGATAAATGGCCGTGACAGAACAGGTGATTTCGGATGATAGTTTTGGGAGTGCCGCAAAGCCTGTGGCTGTGGCAGGAATTTTCAGTACTAGCTGTTCCCCAACTAAATCTTTGGCTTTGTGGGCTTCGCGAATCATGTCATCGAGGGTTTGGCCAACGAGCTGATAATACAATTCACCGTCGGTAATATTTGCTAGGGTCTTTAGGGTGGCGGCTGGTTCGGTATCGCTTTTGGCGAGGAGAGTCGGGTTCGTGGTAATGCCCTTCACCCACCCCCATGCCATGGCTTGGGATGCTTCGGTGGCGATCGCCGAATCTAAATAAATCATGCTTTTTATTTTATAAACCAAATTTTCTGAATTTTACTTGTATTTTTTGTCTTGCCTAATCCGTAATCGGCGCAGATTTATCGTTTCTTTTGGCCAATAAAAAACCCTCCAGTCGTCACTGAAAGGTTTTTTTAGATTATAAAAATACTTAATCTTAAAATCTTTGAGGCAAGCTTGGGGCGATCGCCTAAATACCGCGTTTTACAGAAATATTTACACTATCAAACTCTTTTGTGAGGCGAGCTTTAAGCTTATTCGGCAAAGGACGATTACCAAAGGAACTGTAATAACCAGCCAAAGCATTTAGAGCCGTTTGCATAGTTGTAAAAGAGCGCAAACCAGAAACCTTGCTATCCCGACGATAACGAGACATGTACTCATTCATTTGTTGGCGGGCTTCTGCCTGAACCTCGCTGCGGTTAGGCGCATCAGCAGGAAGCTCGATCGCCGCAGTCAAGTTCTCGACAACGAGTAACGTGTCATCGACATACTTGCCCGTTATGCCCGTAGGAGTTTCGCCGCTACAACCAGCAAGACCAGCAAAACTAACAGTCACAACTAAAACAAGTGCCACGAGGCGAGACAAAATCCGTCTTAACATAGTTTTCTAATATAAAAAGCACTTTTCTAAAACAGCTTTTATCCTACCGCGAAATTCTCTGTTTTTCAGAGTTGGTCACGAAATTAGCCTATGTAAAAGCCAAAATCTAGGCTCATCCAGCCCCGCAAAAAATAGTAAATTGTGCCAAATAAATCTTCGATTACCCTTGTTGTTGCCGTTAAGGAGCTAATGGAAGGAATTAAATCTGTTCCCCGAAATTGGGGTTTTAATTGATCATTATCCTGGGCAAAACTATAAAAATCTGTGGGTTTCGCAATGACGTTTAAGCCGAGCCTTTTAAAGGTTAAATAGCTCCGCGCCATATTAATAGCAGAGGTGACCAACATAATTTGCTGGTTTTGGAGCTGTCGTTCTTCTAGAAGCTTCAGTACTCTTTTGGCGCTGCTACGGATATTGGGACTCTTTTCATCTCGGACAATCGCGGTTTCTGGTACACCTCGTTGTTCAAGAAAGGTCTCGATGTCTTGGGCTTCGAAGCGTAGTTTTTCGCTACCGTCAAAATTTTGCCTGACACCTGCGCTGATAATGACGAGGGGATTATTGCGGGCTTGCTCTTGGTATAGCTGTGCTGTGTATAGTAGGCGATCGCCGCGATCGGTGAGTTGAATCTGTGTCCCACCGGGTAAATTAACACGAGTTGTTTCTTGCCCTAACAAAACGATGACAGGAACTTGAATATTTTGATTTCTTTTCGCCGCAGCGGCACTGCCATTTTCGTAGAGCTGCACAAGCTGTTGACTAAAGACTGGTGTACTCAAGAGAAGTAATAATAAAAAAGACGAAGACAAGATAATCTTGAGAAATTTGTCCTTAGAGGTTTTTAAAATATTGACTAGGGCCACAAGTAATAAACAAAGGGCAATACCGAGAGGCTTAAATGGCAAAATGAAAAATTGCCAAACTGACTCTGGGATATTTTGGGACGGCTCATAAAATGACAACACCATAATGGTGAGTAGCACCGCACCACCAAAAGCCGCAAACAGACTTTTCGGGATGAATTTTAGGAACAGCCAGTAAATGAGGTAGCCAACCACGAGCCATAGTAAAACTCGAATGAGAAGCAGGATCATACAACTACAAAAAAGGCGATCGCGAATAAGTCCGTCTACATTATCTAATCAGATCTTGGGATCCAGTCGAATTTGCAATGATTTTGTGTATTTACCCCAAAAGCGATTGTCCTTAAACAGCGGACAGTGACGGTAAAGATGTTGTCGGCTCTATGGACTCAATATCGGTTATGGCAAGATTTATGCCCATTTCACCGTTACTTTCTAAATGTTGTTCAAAGAACTTGTCACAATGATTTTGTTCGTCAGCGATAATCACTTTGGCGCAATGGCCTTTTTCTAAAACTTCGCTACGCTCTTTTGTTTCATAGGCGGCAACAATGAGGCGATCGCCGGGATGACAAAGATGGGCAGCAGCGCCATTAAGACACACAACGCCACTATTAGCTTCTCCGGGTAAAACATAGGTGGAAAGACGGTTGCCATTTTCAAGATTCCAGATGTGAACTTCCTCCAAGGGCAAAATTCCCACCTGTTCGATTAACGTTCGATCAATTGTAATGCTACCGACATATTCCAGCTTTGCCTCTGTAACCCGTAGATGATGCAATTTGGCGTGCATGAGTTTGATCTGGGCCATAGCAAAGAAAAATTAAAGGTAAAAGGTATGAGTCTTGGGAGATTAGTCTTGGATATGGGGGCGCGTTTTTCCCCTCTAAGTTTTTCATCCCTAAATTTAGGCAGGTTTAGTGGCTATTTTAGGCGCTTTGTTTGACCCAGTTAACGAAGTTCGCCAACATCTTTAAGCCGATATCAGAGGATTTTTCGGGGTGAAACTGCATGGCCATGAGGTTATCTTTGGCGATCGCCGCCGTGACTGTCTGGGAACCGTGGGTCACTGTCGCAGCATCCACTGTTTTATCACTAGGCTGAACATAAAAAGAATGCACAAAATAAACGTAGGGATCTGCCGCTAAATCTTGCCACAACGGCAAATCCTTCTGGGCAATCTCTAGCTGGTTCCAGCCCATGTGGGGAATGGTGATGCCCGCTTCCGGTTGAAAACGTTTTACCATACCGGGAATAATGCCTAAGCCCTTTTCTTGCCCTTCTTCGGAGGCTTCAAATAAAATTTGTAACCCTAAACAAATGCCTAAAAATGGTTTACCGCTTTCAATGGCTTTCTGAATCGGTTCCTCTAGATGGCGATCGCGAATATGTTGCATCGCCGGATCAAACGCGCCCACACCAGGTAATAAAACAGCATCGGCCGCCAACAAAATATCGACTTGATCCGTAACAACAGGGGTTGCCCCAGCGTTCTCTAGTCCCTTACAAGCGGAATGGAGGTTGCCCATGTCGTAATCAACGACTGCGATTTTGACCATGTAACTGTACTAGCTGCAAAAATGTTAAACATACAATACTGATTGTGAGATGTCGAATCGTCTTGAAAAGATCACGACTTAGATGACAATCTCGGCGATCGCCTCAGTCTCTAGCCACTCATACAACTCACGATTAACGGCCTCAAGAAACGTCGAGGACAAAACCCGCACTTCCAAAGTTCCATCGACCCGGGCATAGACCTTGGATTGGTCATAGTTATTATGACCAAAAGCTAAACGGTGTACCGAGCCATCATTGAACTTTAAAATCACAGAAGCGAAAGGAGCGTCCAAACCATAGTCCACAAGATTTTCAGAGGCAACCATAAAAGATTTACTCGGACGATGACTCGTGAGCAGGCTAATGAGGTGCTGAATCTTGACGCGGCTCACAGGGGCTGTTTGAGGCGTAACCATACGCCAACTAGAATCAAGCGTCCCTTGACGCTCAAAGTCTAATGTTTCCCCTTGTACAAAAATCGTAAAGCCGATTAGTTGCATTTCCGCAATGCTAAACAAAGGATGAAAATCCAC is a window of [Limnothrix rosea] IAM M-220 DNA encoding:
- a CDS encoding ferredoxin-thioredoxin reductase catalytic domain-containing protein codes for the protein MTAENTASDKALELMKNFAEKYAKRTDTYFCVDPSVTAVVIEGLAKHKEELGAPLCPCRHYEDKEAEVKNAFWNCPCVPMRERNDCHCMLFITEDNDFAGEQQDIELDYIKEVTNKMKG
- the psb27 gene encoding photosystem II protein Psb27 gives rise to the protein MLRRILSRLVALVLVVTVSFAGLAGCSGETPTGITGKYVDDTLLVVENLTAAIELPADAPNRSEVQAEARQQMNEYMSRYRRDSKVSGLRSFTTMQTALNALAGYYSSFGNRPLPNKLKARLTKEFDSVNISVKRGI
- a CDS encoding YdcF family protein; translated protein: MILLLIRVLLWLVVGYLIYWLFLKFIPKSLFAAFGGAVLLTIMVLSFYEPSQNIPESVWQFFILPFKPLGIALCLLLVALVNILKTSKDKFLKIILSSSFLLLLLLSTPVFSQQLVQLYENGSAAAAKRNQNIQVPVIVLLGQETTRVNLPGGTQIQLTDRGDRLLYTAQLYQEQARNNPLVIISAGVRQNFDGSEKLRFEAQDIETFLEQRGVPETAIVRDEKSPNIRSSAKRVLKLLEERQLQNQQIMLVTSAINMARSYLTFKRLGLNVIAKPTDFYSFAQDNDQLKPQFRGTDLIPSISSLTATTRVIEDLFGTIYYFLRGWMSLDFGFYIG
- a CDS encoding transaldolase family protein encodes the protein MIYLDSAIATEASQAMAWGWVKGITTNPTLLAKSDTEPAATLKTLANITDGELYYQLVGQTLDDMIREAHKAKDLVGEQLVLKIPATATGFAALPKLSSEITCSVTAIYHPTQALIAAEGGAKYAIAYVNRATRFQGDGCELVSSMKTILQGSETTILAASLKSPAEINAAMVAGADHITVPFGLLQTMTTHSLSEQTVKDFTAIGQGLI
- a CDS encoding DUF1816 domain-containing protein; translation: MTGLIVFSVYAIALSFVFYYFNQPYNRNWWLKITTTKPYCIYYFGPFHSQQEANDNIAGYRKDLEAEQAKIVQVKLNQCFPPAQLTFSRDEA
- the lexA gene encoding transcriptional repressor LexA, which translates into the protein MEKLTKAQKELHDWLVEYIREHQHSPSIRQMMAAMKLKSPAPIQSRLERLRKKKYIDWIDGQARTLKILYPPQNEGVQILGSIAAGGLVEPFTDDQTDKLMLAGLDNANCYALRVTGDSMIEDFITEGDFAIMEKVIEPERVKNGSIVAARVEGYGTTLKHFHREHDYILLKPANSNYQPIKTNPTDVQIQGVLIGVWRSYN
- a CDS encoding folate/biopterin family MFS transporter; translation: MSVLKKLSNIELFGQRVTPELFAILTVYFVQGILNLSRLAVSFFLKDDLNLTPAKVAALTGLAAFPWVIKPLFGFLSDGFPLFGYRRRSYLVISGLLGCFAWFAMATFVETAWLAAAMIILSSLSVAISDVIVDSVVVERARQESLDRVGSLQSLTWAVSAVGSLITAYLSGWLLEQFSTRVVFGITACFPLLVSAIALLIIEQPRPSTSIQATTANIGGQIKILWHTMRQKAILLPTAFVFLWQATPSADSAFFFFATNELEFNPEFLGRVRLVTSIAALMGIGIYQKYLKQVSFRNILGWSTVISCVLGFTTLILVTHANRAIGIDDRWFSLGDNLVLTMTGQIAFMPVLVLSARLCPEGVEATMFALLMSIWNLAGLLSHELGGLLTAWLGVTETNFEHMWLLVTITNLTTLLPLIFVKWLPSGDPQADLPQYSPPAELYEHHNNVTGTESPFLPTVEPNLIGSRSKNS
- a CDS encoding DUF309 domain-containing protein yields the protein MEVPASFFDGVRQLNEQEFYCCHDTFEALWFEAMEPEKSLYQGILQVAVGCYHLGNHNLRGATILVGEGLRRLRKSGEEVYAGFDIVDFIEKSDRLLSQLQYLDPDDIETFATDIAHRSAFPKLKEIVTD
- the panD gene encoding aspartate 1-decarboxylase; protein product: MAQIKLMHAKLHHLRVTEAKLEYVGSITIDRTLIEQVGILPLEEVHIWNLENGNRLSTYVLPGEANSGVVCLNGAAAHLCHPGDRLIVAAYETKERSEVLEKGHCAKVIIADEQNHCDKFFEQHLESNGEMGINLAITDIESIEPTTSLPSLSAV
- the hisH gene encoding imidazole glycerol phosphate synthase subunit HisH — translated: MVKIAVVDYDMGNLHSACKGLENAGATPVVTDQVDILLAADAVLLPGVGAFDPAMQHIRDRHLEEPIQKAIESGKPFLGICLGLQILFEASEEGQEKGLGIIPGMVKRFQPEAGITIPHMGWNQLEIAQKDLPLWQDLAADPYVYFVHSFYVQPSDKTVDAATVTHGSQTVTAAIAKDNLMAMQFHPEKSSDIGLKMLANFVNWVKQSA
- a CDS encoding lipid-A-disaccharide synthase-related protein, which codes for MRILCLSNGHGEDAIAVQVLEEIQDQNPDISLAALPIVGTGHAYQKLDIPIIGRTQQMPSGGFVYMDNRQLARDIKGGLIKLTWQQYKAVKKWAKQTDEQSLILAVGDIVPLIFSLLSGTNYAFIGTAKSEYYLRDSDGQWLSKTSGLEKWFGSVYLPWERWLLSRKKCLAVYPRDRLTTDILQKYGIAAVNLGNPMMDGLEPPELELDEEERTLTAVLLPGSRLPEALGNWQKILVAVQSLLEQYKTVNLIAAIAPSLDTAEFCEALQQFQWQPNPQIPDDLPLDDPNIQSFTQGKAHLIISQNNYAKNLHRADLAIAMAGTATEQFVGLGKPAFTIVGDGPQFTPAFAEAQTRLLGHSVILLKKPEAIAPKLKALFQKPDILQNIAANGKQRMGQPGAAQRIATHILNQL
- a CDS encoding DUF4340 domain-containing protein, with translation MTGLQRRTIVCLLTAIFCGGLAIALSHIFPTPVAESVDFHPLFSIAEMQLIGFTIFVQGETLDFERQGTLDSSWRMVTPQTAPVSRVKIQHLISLLTSHRPSKSFMVASENLVDYGLDAPFASVILKFNDGSVHRLAFGHNNYDQSKVYARVDGTLEVRVLSSTFLEAVNRELYEWLETEAIAEIVI